The Desulfovibrio sp. JC022 genomic sequence AATGTGAGCGCGTTTTTCGCATTTATCAAGGTCAAACCTTGTACGGCGAATGATAACCTCACGGCGGTGCTCAAGAAATGCAGCCAGAATCTGCTTAATATTCATCAGCTGCGGACGGTTGGCATTAACAGCCATCATGTTGATGCCGAAGCTCTGTTCCAGCTGGGTGAATTTGTACAGGGAGTTAATGATGATATCTGCGATTGCGCCCTTCTTCAGGTCAACAACAACGCGGATACCCTTACGGTCGGATTCGTCACGCAGATCGGAAACACCCTCGATTTTACCTTCACCCACCAGCTGGGCGATTTTTTCAACCATGCTGGATTTATTCAAGGCATAGGGAATTTCGGTGATGACAATGGACTGGCGGCCGTTCTTTTTCTCCTCAATATTCACAACACCGCGAATTTTGATGGAACCACGTCCGGTCAGATAAGCCTCACGCAGACCTTTTCCGCCGAAACAAAGTGCTCCGGTGGGAAAGTCAGGTCCTTTGATGTGGCCCATGAGGTCTTCGATCTCACACTCGGGGTTATCAAGCAGATGTACGGTACCGTTGATCAGTTCGCCGAGATTGTGAGGCGGAATATTGGTAGCCATACCGACCGCGATTCCGGAAGTACCGTTCAGCAGCAGGTTGGGCACCTTGGTGGGCAGGACAGAAGGTTCCTGCAAAGAGTTATCGTAGTTGTCGCGGAAATCGACAGTCTTTTTCTCAAGGTCGGCCAGAAACTCGGAACTGAGTTTGGACATCCTTGCTTCGGTGTAACGCATGGCCGCTGCGGCGTCGCCGTCAATGGAACCGAAGTTACCCTGACCGTCAACAAGCGGATCGCGCATGGAAAATTCCTGCGCCATACGGACCAAGGCATCGTAAACAGCAGAGTCACCGTGCGGGTGATATTTACCGATTACGTCACCTACAACACGGGCGGATTTCTTGTAAGCCCTGTTGTAACTGTTTCCAAGCTCGTGCATGGCGTAAAGAATACGCCTGTGTACAGGCTTCAGCCCGTCCCTTACATCAGGGATCGCACGGCCTATAATTACGCTTAAGGAGTACTCCAGGTACGATTTCTTAAGCTCTTCTTCAATCGTAATTTGAGACATTATTTCTCCGAATTAAATATCAAGCTCTTGAACTGCCAGAGCGTTCTTTTCAATAAATTCGCGGCGCGGCTCAACGTTGTCACCCATGAGATCTTCAAAGATGTCGTTGGCACCGGATGCGTCTTCAATGGTCACCTGAAGCATGGTTCTCTTATCGGGATCCATGGTGGTTTCCCAGAGCTGTTCGGGGTTCATTTCACCCAGACCTTTGTAGCGCTGGAGATTGATACCTTTGTAGGCCTCTTCCATTACGCCATCGAGCAATTTAAAAATACCCCTGACTTCGGTTTCATTTTCACCGCGCGTGATTTTGAAATCAATTCCTTCACAATCATCAACAATCTTGCGGTTACGGTCATAGGTATTTCTGAACAGCTTGGAGTTGAAAAATTCAACCGCCAATCTGTTGCGGTGCCCGTTTTCGTTTTCAAAAATAACGTAAACGCGGGCTTCGCCTTCTGTTTCAGTCTCTTCACGCTCGATGATGACCTTGTAACCGACTTCTTCCATCTTGGAGACAAAAGATTGCGGATCGCTGTCAGCAAACATTTCAGGAGTCATCTTTTCATCAAGGCTGACCAGATTGGCAAACAGGGCATCTGAAATACCCATGTTGGCTGCTTCCCCGATTTTGTCTTTGATAAAACGGATGTCATCAAGCAATTCAACGAGTGATTCCTGATGATATTCCTGACCGCATTCGGTCTTGATGGTAATATCTTTGGCTACCCGCTGGATAAGCAGGGAATACAATTCCGGATCATCCTTGATGAATTTCTCATATTTACCCTTGGCAATGCGGTACAGGGGCGGCTGGGCAATATAGAGGTGCCCGCGCTGGATAAGCTCTTCATACTGCCTGAAAAAGAAAGTCAGCAGCAAGGTTCTGATGTGAGATCCGTCAACGTCCGCATCAGTCATGATAACGACCTTGTGGTAACGCAGCTTATCAAAATCCTTCTCACCTTCTTCCTGACCGATACCGATACCCATGGCAGTGATCAAAGCGCGGATTTCCTTGTTACCGAGCATCTTGTCAAAACGGGTCTTCTCCACGTTCAGGATCTTACCGCGCAGAGGAAGGATAGCCTGATGCTTGGGGTTACGGCCCTGTTTTGCAGAACCGCCCGCAGAGTCACCCTCAACAATGAACAGTTCACTTTCGCTGGGGTCTTTGGACTGGCAGTCAGCCAGCTTACCGGGCAGCGAGTGGTCGGAAAGAGCACCCTTACGGCGTACAAGATCACGTGCCTTACGCGCTGCATCCCTTGCACGGGCCGCATCAACCACCTTTTCAATTACAGATTTGGCGTCTTTGGGGTTCTCCTGAAAATAAGAGGAAAGCTTGTCGTAAACCATACCGGACACAATACCGACCATTTCGGAGTTACCGAGTTTGGTCTTGGTCTGGCCCTCAAACTGCGGTTCAGGCAGTTTTACGCTGATGACCGCAGTGAGGCCTTCACGCACATCATCACCGGAAAGTTTGATCTTAAGCTTTTTAGGCAGATCAGAATTCTGGATGTAGGTGTTGATGGCGCGGGTCAGCGCACCCTTGAAACCTGCCAGATGTGTTCCGCCCTCAACGGTACGGATATTGTTGGCAAAGGTATGGGTGTTTTCCTTGAAGGCAGTATTGTACTGAATAGCCAGTTCAGTGATCACGTTGTCGGTTTCGGACTCGGCATAAATAATATCACTGACTGTGGTCTGCCCTTTGTTCAAATCTTCGACAAAAGAAACAATACCGCCGTCAGCTTTAAAACTGGCACTTTCATTTGTCCTTTCATCCAAAAACTCAATCTCAAGCCCTTTGTTCAGGTAAGCCAGTTCACGGAACCGTTTTCTGAGGACGTTAAAATCAAACTGGTTGGTTTCAAAAATTTCCTCATCAGGACGGAAACGAATGGTGGTACCGGTGGTAACTGCATCACCAATGCACTCCAGAGGGCCCGTAGGAACCCCTCTCTCGTAACTTTGGCGATACATCTTGCCCCCGCGTCGAACCGTGGCCTCAAGATGCTCAGAGAGGGCGTTTACGCAAGAAACACCAACTCCGTGCAGACCGCCGGAAACTTTATAGGCATCGTTATCGAACTTACCGCCCGCGTGGAGCACGGTCATAACGATTTCAAGGGCCGGCTTTTTCTTTTTGGGATGGATATCAACAGGGATACCGCGGCCGTTATCGGATACGGTTACACTGTTATCCATATGCAGGGTGACCTTGAACTTGGAGCAGAAGCCACCCATGGCTTCATCGATGGAGTTGTCGACCACCTCGTAAACAAGGTGATGCAACCCCCTGATATCGGTGGAACCGATGTACATGGCGGGTCTTTTTCTAACCGCAGCCAGACCCTCTAGGACGGTAATCGATTCCGCGCTGTAATCTTGATTAGGAGCCATTAAACGTCTTCCTCGCTGTAGTAGGTCTCTTCCTGAACCTTCATGGGCATGACGATAACGAGATACTCGTTGTCATCATTTCCGGTTACGCCGCAAGGTGCTTCGGATCCGGTCAGGGTGAAATTAATTTTATCGGACTGGAAGTGTCCAAGGATCTCAATGAGGTTCTTGGTGGGAAAAGCAATGCGTTCCATTTCACCTGCAAATTCGATTTCCATGGATTCTGTTGCGGTACCCACTTCCTGCCCCTGAGAAAAGAGCACCAGCTCACCGGGGTTGAACAGGAAAGAAGCACAACGGTTGGAATCAGTATTGAAAATGGAGATACGATCCAGAGCCATGGAAAGCTCGGATTTTTCCACTGTCATACGGGAAACATCGTCATCACCCAGCTTGGCAAGAAAGTTCTTGTAGTTGG encodes the following:
- the gyrB gene encoding DNA topoisomerase (ATP-hydrolyzing) subunit B; the protein is MAPNQDYSAESITVLEGLAAVRKRPAMYIGSTDIRGLHHLVYEVVDNSIDEAMGGFCSKFKVTLHMDNSVTVSDNGRGIPVDIHPKKKKPALEIVMTVLHAGGKFDNDAYKVSGGLHGVGVSCVNALSEHLEATVRRGGKMYRQSYERGVPTGPLECIGDAVTTGTTIRFRPDEEIFETNQFDFNVLRKRFRELAYLNKGLEIEFLDERTNESASFKADGGIVSFVEDLNKGQTTVSDIIYAESETDNVITELAIQYNTAFKENTHTFANNIRTVEGGTHLAGFKGALTRAINTYIQNSDLPKKLKIKLSGDDVREGLTAVISVKLPEPQFEGQTKTKLGNSEMVGIVSGMVYDKLSSYFQENPKDAKSVIEKVVDAARARDAARKARDLVRRKGALSDHSLPGKLADCQSKDPSESELFIVEGDSAGGSAKQGRNPKHQAILPLRGKILNVEKTRFDKMLGNKEIRALITAMGIGIGQEEGEKDFDKLRYHKVVIMTDADVDGSHIRTLLLTFFFRQYEELIQRGHLYIAQPPLYRIAKGKYEKFIKDDPELYSLLIQRVAKDITIKTECGQEYHQESLVELLDDIRFIKDKIGEAANMGISDALFANLVSLDEKMTPEMFADSDPQSFVSKMEEVGYKVIIEREETETEGEARVYVIFENENGHRNRLAVEFFNSKLFRNTYDRNRKIVDDCEGIDFKITRGENETEVRGIFKLLDGVMEEAYKGINLQRYKGLGEMNPEQLWETTMDPDKRTMLQVTIEDASGANDIFEDLMGDNVEPRREFIEKNALAVQELDI